Proteins co-encoded in one Juglans regia cultivar Chandler chromosome 16, Walnut 2.0, whole genome shotgun sequence genomic window:
- the LOC108979706 gene encoding uncharacterized protein LOC108979706, translated as MVSTSILSSSVLSFHPFPGSSKHGLHDPKRASRTRIFASRKEAHDQNHSSRMVDENMIVLRKRIHEMKMVERNYEPPSDWMDWEKRIYTSYDSFICGVMGFLQSQMMNSRPSLTLGMLVLIILSVPTSAAVVFFHLMEIIPKGILAGIHHI; from the coding sequence ATGGTGTCGACTTCTATTCTTTCTTCATCTGTTCTCTCTTTTCACCCATTTCCGGGTAGCTCCAAACATGGCCTCCATGATCCAAAGAGAGCATCCAGGACTAGAATTTTTGCTTCAAGAAAAGAAGCCCATGACCAAAACCACAGCAGCCGAATGGTGGACGAAAACATGATTGTTCTTCGTAAGCGAATCCACGAGATGAAGATGGTGGAGAGGAACTACGAGCCACCGTCGGATTGGATGGATTGGGAGAAGCGAATTTACACCAGCTACGATTCGTTTATATGCGGAGTGATGGGTTTCTTGCAATCCCAGATGATGAATAGCAGGCCAAGCTTGACTTTGGGAATGTTAGTTTTAATCATTCTCAGTGTGCCAACTTCGGCAGCTGTGGTTTTCTTTCATCTGATGGAGATTATTCCCAAGGGGATCTTGGCTGGGATTCACCAcatttag